A part of Miscanthus floridulus cultivar M001 chromosome 6, ASM1932011v1, whole genome shotgun sequence genomic DNA contains:
- the LOC136457752 gene encoding uncharacterized protein, which produces MAEHDLTALMAAQLDRHLVFPLLEFLQERQLYSELEFLEAKIRLLSDTNMVDYAMDIHKSLHGTDDVPEDMVKRPPRSSPGSGHSRRPPPRSSPSSRTRSSCRSSGPTNSTTSTCSRSGTSDGAAALVLVSGQKAQELGLQVLARIRGYADAAQVSYSNSYHSVCREG; this is translated from the exons ATGGCAGAGCACGACCTCACGGCGCTGATGGCAGCGCAGCTGGACCGGCACCTGGTGTTCCCGCTGCTGGAGTTCCTCCAGGAGCGGCAGCTCTACTCGGAGCTCGAGTTCCTGGAGGCCAAGATCCGCCTCCTCAGCGACACCAACATGGTCGACTATGCCATGGACATCCACAAGTCCCTCCACGGCACCGACGACGTCCCCGAGGACATGGTCAAGCGCCCGCCGAGGTCGTCTCCAGGCTCAGGTCACTCGAGGAGGCCGCCGCCCCGCTCATCGCCTTCCTCCAGAACCCGTAGCTCGTGCAGGAGCTCAGGCCCGACAAACAGTACAACATCCACATGCTCCAGGAGCGGTACCAG TGATGGGGCTGCTGCATTAGTTTTGGTGAGTGGGCAGAAGGCTCAAGAGCTTGGCCTGCAAGTCCTTGCAAGGATCAGAGGATATGCAGATGCAGCTCAAGTAAGCTACAGTAATAGTTATCATAGCGTTTGCCGGGAAGGGTAA
- the LOC136460291 gene encoding G-type lectin S-receptor-like serine/threonine-protein kinase LECRK3 produces MKKPLLSVVVHLLHIALFLIAMLLLQPCVVLAIMSTPSSLAAGDSLKPPNYVTSPSSDFAFGFRALPDSNASSSSSFLLAIWFRFDPGRVVWFAADAGSGSAVVAGGQSVLSLSTTGQLSLANPGTSNAWTPYTDASQNYGSLLVLRDTGNLQFLGADGKTVVWESFGHPTDTLLPGQLMAPGTLLRSRASDTNFSAGRFIFIVQKDENIVMYRTDLPGSGPTNAYWSSGTCCVDNGNTTLYFDAELVGHLYYRLTDGTSRNLTAPQPVPSAGSRFFYQHATLDPDGILRVYILLNNTGDRNGNATWSVVNPPVPSDGCQVVTNSWRGMCGPNSYCVYDADNRLSLATLFDGSSNSCLEAAMLTTGWQQNGTSMMTLVKVRIKGPPAVILPYAVIAGLGMLLFATACILLVHCYITNKKERNRKYLSATVFTRKELRRATNGFSKLLGQGGFGKVYHGIVKSLEPHDVAVKELRSADEYQEMEFENEVQSIGRIHHRNLVRMVGYCKEGVHRMLVFEFMPGGSLGDVLFKPSGERPSWSWRAEAAIAIARGLEYLHYGCTSQIVHCDIKPDNILLDDRRIPKITDFGIARLLDGDKLKQTITHVRGTLGYLAPEWFSGERKVDSKVDVFSFGVVLLEMICCRKYPPPPPAPADDGGQDGSRCSDDDGDDSEDLGMPVTLRAWVSDLVREGDVGRAVQGDKEALQDLERVERFARIAIWCVQGEPSMRPTMRSVLWMMEGTMEVDPLPADDPPAPRVHDFCSGS; encoded by the exons ATGAAGAAGCCATTACTCTCCGTCGTTGTTCACCTCCTACACATTGCTCTTTTCCTCATTGCCATGCTTCTTCTGCAGCCGTGCGTGGTTCTGGCCATCATGTCGACCCCAAGCAGCTTAGCCGCCGGCGACAGCCTGAAGCCACCCAACTACGTCACCAGCCCCTCCAGCGACTTCGCCTTCGGCTTCCGCGCCCTCCCCGACTCCAACGcatcctcctccagctccttccTCCTAGCGATATGGTTTCGCTTTGATCCTGGCAGGGTCGTGTGGTTCGCCGCAGACGCGGGCTCAGGCTCCGCTGTGGTCGCCGGAGGCCAGTCCGTCCTGAGCCTCAGTACCACCGGCCAGCTCTCCCTTGCTAATCCTGGAACCAGCAATGCATGGACCCCATACACTGACGCTAGCCAAAACTACGGCTCCCTTCTCGTGCTACGAGACACCGGCAACCTCCAGTTCCTCGGCGCAGATGGCAAGACCGTCGTCTGGGAGAGCTTTGGACACCCCACGGACACTCTCCTCCCAGGGCAGCTCATGGCCCCTGGAACACTCCTTCGGTCTAGGGCCTCAGACACCAACTTCTCAGCCGGCCGCTTCATTTTCATCGTTCAGAAGGATGAGAACATCGTCATGTACAGGACGGACCTGCCAGGTAGCGGCCCCACCAACGCCTACTGGAGCAGCGGCACTTGTTGTGTCGACAATGGCAACACGACTCTCTACTTCGACGCCGAGCTCGTCGGCCACCTCTACTACCGGCTCACGGACGGCACCAGCCGGAACCTGACAGCCCCTCAGCCCGTTCCTTCCGCCGGCAGTAGGTTCTTCTACCAGCACGCCACGCTCGACCCAGACGGCATCCTTCGTGTCTACATCCTCCTCAACAACACCGGCGACCGCAACGGCAACGCCACATGGTCCGTCGTGAACCCGCCGGTACCAAGCGACGGTTGCCAAGTGGTGACCAACAGCTGGCGTGGCATGTGTGGACCCAACTCCTACTGCGTGTACGACGCCGACAACCGGCTCAGTTTAG CTACCTTGTTCGACGGAAGTAGCAACAGCTGCTTGGAGGCTGCTATGCTTACAACCGGGTGGCAACAAAATGGCACGAGCATGATGACGCTGGTGAAGGTGCGGATCAAAGGACCCCCTGCTGTGATCCTGCCTTACGCAGTCATTGCTGGATTGGGCATGTTATTGTTTGCCACTGCTTGCATCCTCCTAGTGCATTGCTACATCACTAACAAGAAGGAAAGAAATAGGAAGTATCTAAGCGCGACGGTGTTCACTCGCAAGGAGCTCCGCCGAGCGACCAACGGGTTCAGCAAGCTGCTTGGCCAGGGGGGCTTTGGCAAGGTCTACCATGGCATCGTCAAGTCCCTAGAACCACACGATGTCGCCGTGAAGGAGCTCAGGAGCGCGGACGAGTACCAGGAGATGGAGTTCGAGAACGAGGTACAGTCCATCGGCAGGATCCACCACAGGAACCTGGTCCGGATGGTCGGCTACTGCAAGGAAGGAGTGCACCGGATGCTCGTCTTCGAGTTCATGCCAGGAGGCTCTCTCGGCGACGTCCTCTTCAAGCCCTCCGGTGAGAGGCCGTCCTGGAGCTGGCGGGCCGAGgccgccatcgccatcgccaggGGGTTGGAGTACCTGCACTACGGCTGCACCTCCCAGATCGTCCACTGCGACATCAAGCCCGACAACATCCTGCTGGACGACAGGCGAATCCCCAAGATAACGGACTTTGGGATCGCCAGGCTCCTCGACGGCGACAAGCTGAAGCAGACCATCACCCATGTCCGAGGCACCCTCGGGTATCTCGCGCCGGAGTGGTTCAGCGGCGAGAGGAAGGTGGACAGCAAGGTGGACGTGTTCAGCTTCGGCGTTGTTCTTCTGGAGATGATCTGCTGCAGGAAgtacccaccaccaccaccggcaccGGCAGACGATGGCGGCCAGGATGGGTCGCGATGCAGCGACGACGACGGTGATGACTCAGAGGACCTAGGCATGCCCGTGACACTGAGAGCATGGGTGTCGGACCTGGTTAGGGAAGGCGATGTTGGGCGTGCTGTGCAGGGAGACAAGGAGGCGCTGCAGGACCTGGAGAGGGTGGAGAGGTTCGCGCGCATTGCGATTTGGTGCGTGCAGGGGGAACCATCGATGAGGCCAACGATGAGGAGCGTGCTGTGGATGATGGAGGGCACCATGGAAGTGGACCCTCTACCTGCTGATGACCCTCCGGCTCCAAGGGTTCATGACTTCTGCAGCGGCAGCTAG